The Haloterrigena turkmenica DSM 5511 genome includes the window CGACCGATCGCGCGACGGTCGAGCACGGACGGCGCCGATCAGAAACTGGCTCAGTTCCCGGTCTCGAGGCCGACGGTTTCGCGCAGCGTTACTCCGGCGTCGCCCCTTCGATCCGGATCTCACCTTGCATCGTGTTCTGATGTGGCTCACAGGCGTAGACGGCCATCTCCGCGCTGGCCTCGAACGTGAGGAACTGATCGCTGGGCTCTTCCTCGCTAGTCAACTCCGTCGAGAGGCCGTCAACGACTTCGTTGTCGTCGTTTCGAATCTCGATATTGTGCACGGTGCCGTCGCCCTCGGTCCAGCCGAGTTCGTACGATTCGCCGTCCTCGAGGACGAACGTCGGATTCGGCAGGCCCTCGACGGACGCCGGTGTGATCCCTTCCCACTCGATGGTTTGTGCGCGGAACTCGACTCGCGTCCCCGGCTCGATCCGGACCTCCTGACCCGCCGCCGACCCCTCGTCGTCGGACTCGTCCGACCCGCGGTCGACGGGCGTCTCAATGACGATGTCGCCGCGCATCGTGCTCTCGTGGGGGGTGCACACGTAGGCGGCCATCTCCTCGGTGGCCTCGAACTCGAGCCACTGCTCCTCGCCGGGCTCCTGGGTCACGGGCGTCGAGAGATCGTCGATGACATCGTCGCGGGCGTCGCGGATTTCGATGTTGTGTCCGAGGCCGTCACCCTCCATCCAGCCGAGGCGGTACGTTCGGCCCGCCTCGAGCGGGAGGGTCGGGTTCACGTCGCCCTCGATTCCGGCCGGCTCGAGGGCCCGCCAGCCGTCGAGTTCGCCGCGAAGTTCGATCTCGAGCGGCGCCGCTTCCGCATCGTCGTCGGCCGCCTCGTCACCGTTAGACTGTCCCTCGTCGTCGGTCTCGTCCGGCTCCGATCCCTGCTCGTCGGACGGTTGCGAGTCCGCGTCGGAGGAGTCGTCCGGATCGTCGACGCTGCTCTCGTCGATACAGCCGGCGAGTGCGGCGGTCGCTGTCGCGAGCCCGGCGGCTCGAACCACGGTCCGGCGAGTCAGCCGGTCGGAATTGGACATATTCTCACTACTGTCACGCGATAAAAAGTTCTTCCTATCGATCAGGTTGCGTACGTCGTTCCGGTCGTCCGCGCGGCGTCGCCGCACTGCTTGCGTTTCGATCGAGACGGAAGTCACTCGTCGTCGAAAAACCGCAAAACGAGGGAATCGGGACGGACAAATCGGGAGAAAGCGCGATTCCGTTCGGCGTCGAACTACGACGAACGCCGTCCGTCGTTACTCTTCGGACTCGTTGCCGGATTCGTTGCCCTCGGACATGTTGCCTTCGGACTCGTTGCCGGATTCGTTGCCCTCGGACTCGTTACCGTTGCCACCGCCGTTGCTGCCTTCGACCTGCAGCTCGCCGACCATGTTCGACGAGTGGGGCTTGCAGACGTACTCAGTCATCTCACTACTGGCGGTGAACTCGAGCATCTGATCGCTGGGCTCCTCCTCGTCGGTCTGCTCGGTCGCGAGATCGTTGACGACCTCGCCGCTGTCGTCTCGAATCTCGATGTTGTGTCCGGAGCCGTCGCCCTGCGTCCAGCCGATCTCGTACGTTTCGCCGGCCTGGAGGATGAGCGTCGGGTTCGACTCGCCCTCGATGTCGCTCGGGGCGATACCGGTCCACTCGGTCGTGGCGGCTTCGAGTTCGACCGTCGTATCGGGCTCGATCTCGTACCCGTCGCTGCTGCCGTTTCCGTTGCCGTTCTCGTCGCCGTTGCCGCTGCCGCCGCCACAGCCGGCAACCATCGTGGCCGCTGCCGTCGCGCCTGTAAGCTTCAACGCCGTCCGCCGTGAGATTGGGTTATCTCGTGCCATCACTACGGGATTAGGATTGAGTACATAAAAATTGATACCCTCTATCGTGACACTGTCATGTGTTCACACACCATCCAGCGTGCTGGTAAGTTCCCGTGATAAGACAGTCCGAGACGACTCGAGAGCGCCTCACGGACCGTTATAGCACTCGATGACTGCTCGAGTGTAGTCGAGCTACGAACCGTCTTTCTCAGCTGTATTATATCGTTTCTGACAACGAGGGCGATCGAATTGTGCAATTCGTCGCAGTTGGTGAGAGAGCAGCTCAGAGCGATCCACGATCTTCGGTTGCGAACTCGTCGCCGCGCCCGATCGACAGGCGCAGGAACACCGGTACGGCCAGCAGCGCGATGGCGATCTCGAGGCCGCCGACGGCGAGGAACGCGAGGCCGTAGCCGTAGTCGCCGGCGACGGTGCCGCCGACCAGGAAGCCGCCGAGGAAGCCGAGGCTACCGGCGACGTTGAAGCCGGCCATCGCGAGGCCGCGCTCGCTCTCGGCGGCGATGTCGGTGACCAGCGCCATCGTCGCCGGCGAGACCAGCGCGCCGAGGACGCCGACGCCGACCATGCCGATCGCCGCTGTCGCGACCGACGGCGCGGCCCCGACCGCGAGGATCCCGACGCCGTAACACACCGAGCCGACGACGATCGGTATCGTTCGGCCGATTCGATCCGAGAGCGCCCCCATCGGGTACTGCAACAGCGCGAAGGGGGCGAAAAAGCACGCCAGCAACAGCCCGGTCACGGCGGGTCCGACGCCGAAGGCGTCCTGAAAGTAGAGCGTGCCGACGAGCGCGAAGAAGCCAGCCGTCATTCGGTCGATGAAGCCGAAGGCGAAGGGGATCGACAGCGCCGGTCGCTTCCGAACGCCCTCGAGGAGCGCGCGAACGGCCCGCCGGCTGTCGGGCGAGCGGTCCGGGACCCGCGTGACGAGCAGGCCGACGACCACGAGCAACCCGGCGGCCCCGAGCAGCGGCGCGAGCGGGTTCACTTCGGAGAGTTGGCCGCCGATCGGGGCGCCGAGCGCGGCGCCGAGACCGATGGCGATCCCCGCCGCGCCCATGTTCCGGCCGTGGCCGCCCTCGAGGTCCATCAGCATGGTCATCGTCAGCGAGAACGCGCCGATGGTCATCGCGCCCTGCACGAACCGCATGACGAGGACGCCCTCGAACGGGATCGATCCGATCGCGGGAACGGCGGCGAGGGCGGCGTAGCTGGCGGCGCCGGCGAGCGCCCCGGCGACGATGAAGGGCGTGCGACGCCCCGTGATATCGCTCGCGGCGCCCCAGACGCCGACGAAGGCGACATAGCCCGCGAACTCTGCGACGAGGAACCACATGCTGGCGTCGAGGTCGGTCGCCGCGAACGCCGATGTCGCCGCGTCGGCCCCGAGCGCGTCCACGAGAGTCGACACGCCCGGATAGAGCAACAGCTGGGAGAACAGCACGGCGAAGACGACGGCCGCGAGCACGATCCGGTCTCGGTCGCTCGAGTGCACGTCTCTCCCTTCTCACCGCTGGCTATCAAGAGCGTCGGTCTCGATCCGCGGTGTCGGGATAAGAGCTGACTCAGTGAACCGATGCGCTTTCGTCCTCCGGCGACCTGTCTTCTTCGATGACTCTCACGCGCCGCGGACTTCTCGCAGCGGGGGCGACCGCCGGAGCGAGCGCGCTCGCCGGCTGTACCGACTTCGTCGCCGATTCGCTCTCGTCGGATCGGGCGACCGTCGCTCGAGCGGCCCTCCAGGAGACCGGCTACGCCGAACGCACCGTCGAGGAGGTCGTCGTCGAGCGGACTGTCGGCCGGTTCGGACTCGAGCGGACGATCGAGGCCCGCAACTGGTACGCCGAGTACGACCGCGCGATCGCGCTCGACGCGCTCGGACTGGGTCGGCTGCAGGCGTCGGTCGTCTCCGTGCTCACGACGCCGCAGGTGTCGGTGCTCGGAAAGACGTTCAATCCCGTCGGCGACTACTCCACGGACGAACTCGTCGCGCTGATCCAGAGCCGGTACGACGAACTCGAGGGCGTCGAGCGCGTCGGCGAGGAGTCGGTGTCGGTACTGGGAACGGAGACGACGCTGGTCCGCTACCGCGCCGAGGCTCGACTGATCGACGCCGGGACGACCGTCGACGTCTTTCTTCAGGTCAGCGAACCCGTCGCCCACGGGGACGACTTCGTGATCGGCGTCGCCGTCTTTCCCCAGGCCCGGGGCTTCGAAACCGAGTCCGGGAACGTCCGGACGCTGCTCGAGGCCCTCGAGCACGGCTGAGCGGGCGACGGGAGCGGCGTGACGGCTCGAGCGGCTGTGGCGGTGGCTCGCGTTCGTTCGCGCGCGAGCCGACCGAATCCACAGCGTTACGTCGAATCGGGGACACCGTCCACGTCATGAAGGGTGTTCGGTCGTGACGCAGCCGACTCGGGACGACGAAACCGTCAAGGAGTTCGTCCGACGGCACTGGGACGGCCGCGCGGCGACGTTCGACGAGGAGCCCCAGCACGGCATCCACACCGACGAACAGCGCGATCGCTGGCTCGAGGTGCTCCGTGAGCGGATCGGCGACGAACCGCGTCGCGTCCTCGACGCGGGCTGTGGGACCGGTGTCCTCTCGCTGTTGCTGGCGGAACTGGGTCACGACGTTACCGGCGTCGACTTCGCGCCGTCGATGCTCGAGCGCGCCCGAGAGAAGGCTCGAGCGACGGACCACTCGATCGAGTTCCACCGCGGGGACGCGGAGTCACTCGCCGTTCCGGACGACGCCTTTGAGCTCCTCACGGCACGCCACCTCGTCTGGACGCTCCCGAACCCCGCGGCGGCGATTCGGGAGTGGCAGCGAGTGGTCGAGCCGGGCGGCCGGATCCTCCTCGTCGAGGGCTATTGGGACCACGACGAGCCGTGGGACGAGTACGAGGAGATCCACGACGACCTGCCGCTGTACGACGGTCGCTCGCCGGACGAACTGCGCGAGGTGCTCCTCGAGGCGGGCCTCCGGGACGTCGAGTACGACCCGCTGCGGGATCCGACGCTGTGGGGACGAGCGCCCCGTCACGACTATTACCTGATGAGCGGGACCGTTCCCCGTTGAGTTCGGCTCGCCAGGGAGTCACGCGGTGGCGATTACGGCCGAATGTAGGCGTAGCCCTCGTCCTGCAGCCGGGTCAGCTCTCCGCCGCCGGAGGGAACGGTCTCGACGCCGTCGACGAGGTCGGACTCCGCGAGGTCCTTCAACTCGAGGGTGTTGCCACAGGCCTTGACCGAGAGGCCGCGCTCGAGCAGTTCTTCGACCATATCGCTGCCGTCGCCGCCGGCCGTCAACGGCTCGATACCCTCGGCCTGGGCGACGATGGCGATGTCGCCGATCTCGACGGAGTCGTCCTCCGTGAGATTTTTCGCGATGGTGAGCGCGGTCTGCTGCTGGTCCGGGTCGTCGGCGATCAGGTGGAATACTGTTTGCACGATCGGCTCTCGGCCACGTGCGGTGGTAGTTGTTGGCCCTGCAAGGTGAGGCCGCTCGAGCACTCGTAACTTCGGATAGTCTATGCTGGAGCCCCAACCTCGTGTGAACATCTGCGAGCGTAGCGGTGAACCCCTAAGCATCCGCGAGCGTAGCGAGCGGTTTCCCGCCGGAGCGGGCGAAGCCCGCGGAGGCGGCCTTTTTTCATCGAAGTTTTTGTGCCGAGCGGTGAGCGAGCACCGCGAGCGAACCCGAGGCGGAAAAAGTTCGTGCGTGAGAATACCACTGAATCGGCTGCGGTTTTTGCCGTTACTGAGACGCATATGACTCTGCAGTAGTATGCATACGAAACATGAGCGACGACGCGAGCGACGGGACCGCCGACGAATCGGAGCGTCCCGAGCGCGGTCTCGGGACACGAAGCGTCCACGCCGGCCAATCGCCCGATCCGGAGACGGGAGCGATGGCCCCGCCGATCTTCCAGACGACCTCCTACGTCTTCGACGACGCCGACACCGCCGCCGACCGCTACGCCCTCGAGGACGACGGCTACATCTACTCTCGCATCGCGAACCCGACCGTCCGCACCCTCGAGAAGCGCCTGGCCTCGCTCGAGGGCGGCGCGGACGCGGTCGCGACGGCCAGCGGGATGGCCGCGCTGGACTCGGCGACGCTGATCCTCGCCGAGGCGGGCGACAACGTGGTCTGTTCGACCGACACCTACGGCGGGACGACCGCCTACCTCTCGAAGACCGCTTCCCGACGGGAAATCGAGACGAAATTCGTCCCCACCCTCGAGTACGACGCCTACGACGACGCCATCGACGAGGACACCGCGTTCGTCCACGTCGAGACGATCGGCAACCCCTCGCTGGTGACGCCGGACTTCGAGCGCGTCGCCGAGATCGCCCACGAGAACGGCGTGCCGCTCGTGGTGGACAACACCTTCGCGACGCCGGCGCTCTGTCGCCCGCTCGAGCACGGGGCTGACGTCGTCTGGGAGTCGACGACCAAGTGGCTCCACGGTTCGGGCACGACCGTCGGCGGCGTCCTCGTCGACGGCGGCTCGTTCCCGTGGGGCAAGCACGGCTACGACGAGATCGCGGGGCCGAACCACGCCTACCACGACGTCGACTTCTCGCGGGACTTCCCCGAGGCTCCCTTCGCCGCGACGGCGCGCTACCGCTCGCTCCGGAGCCTGGGGAACCAGCAGTCGCCGTTCGACGCCTGGCAGACCCTCCAGGGCCTCGAGTCGATGCCCCTCCGAGTCGAGAAACACTGCGAGAACGCCCAGGTCGTCGCGGAGTACCTGGCCGACCACGAGGACGTCGCGTGGGTCACGCATCCCGGCCTCGAGACCCATCCGACCCACGACAACGCCACCCGCTATCTGTCGGACTTCGGCGGCATGGTCGCGTTCGGCCTCGAGGGCGGATTCGAGGCGGGCAAGACCTTCTGCGAGAGCGTCGAGGTCGCGCAGTTCCTCGCGAACATCGGCGATGCAAAGACGCTGGTGATTCACCCCGCGAGCACGACCCACGGGCAGTTGACGCCCGAAGAGCGCGAGGAGGCCGGCGTCACCGACGATCTGATTCGGATGTCCGTCGGCATCGAGGACCCCGAAGATATTCTCGCGGACTTAGAGCAGGCCATCGAGGCGGCGACGCGGGCGGTGAGCGATTGACACCCTGATACCCCAACTCACAGCTATGACGACCAAAGACACGATCGATCTCGGCGAGTTCCAGTTCCTCTCTGGGGAGACGATTCCGAGCCTCGAGGTGGCCTACGAGACCTACGGCGAGTTCACCGGCGACAACGCGGTGCTGGTCTGTCACGCGCTGACCGGGAGTTCCCACGTCGCCCGGCGGCCCGATTCGGGCGGCGACACCGCCGGCCAGGCCCGCGCCTGGTGGGGCGACGTCGTCGGCCCCGGGAAGGCCATCGACACCAGCGAGTACTACGTGGTCTGTGCGAACGCACCCGGCTCCTGTTACGGCACGACGGGGCCGGCCACCGAGAACCCCGAGACGGGCGAGCCCTACGGGACCGACTTCCCGCCCGTCACGGTCGGCGACTGGACCCGGTCCCAGCGCAAGCTGCTCGACGAACTCGGCGTCGGTCGCCTCCGCGCCGTCGTCGGCGGCAGCGTCGGCGGGATGAACGTCCTCGATTGGCTGCGCCGCTACCCCGACGACGTCGAGCGGGCCGGCGTCGTCGCTTCGGCCGCCCGACTCGATCCGCAGTGTCTCGCGCTCGATACGGTCGCCCGGCGGGCGATCACCAGCGATCCGAACTGGAACGGCGGCCATTACTACGGCGGTCCCGAGCCGACGGACGGGCTCGCACGCGCGCGCCAGATCGGCCACATCATGTATCTCTCGAAGCCCTCGATGGCCCGAAAGTTCGGCCGCCGCTCGGCCGGCCGGGAGGCCGTCCGCGAGGAGCCGACGGATCCCGCGGCCGCCTTCTTCCCCTACCGGGAGGTCGAGTCCTATCTGGACTACCAGGCCGACAAGTTCACCGACCGCTTCGACGCCAACAGCTACCTCTACATGACCCGGGCGATGGACGACTTCGATCTGTCGGCGGGCTACGAGTCCGACGCCGACGCGCTGGCGGCCTTCGAGGGGGAACTCCTCTTGCTCTCGTTTACCGGCGACTGGCACTTCACCACCGAGCAGGCCGAGGCGCTGGCCGAGGCCGCCCGCGAGTCGAACGTCGACGTCGCCCACCACGTCGTCGAGTCCGACCACGGCCACGACGCCTTCCTCGTCGAACCCGAGAAGGTCGGTCCGCCGCTGTCGGACCTGCTCGAGACCGGCCTCTCCGGCCGGGCCATTACCGATACCGCCGACGATGACGAGCCCGCCGAGACGGAATCGTTCGCACCGGTCCACACGAGTCTATTTTCTGAGTGATACGTTCGCCGCGTTCGTCAGTTAATTCAGCGACAAACACCGTTTATCTCGCGCAGAAACTCCTATCTGCCGATACTGTGCCGTAAACTATAATATCTCTCTGTTTGATGTGTCGCCGATGGCAGACGAGAGGCAACTCGAGTACGAGGACGAACA containing:
- a CDS encoding cupredoxin domain-containing protein; amino-acid sequence: MSNSDRLTRRTVVRAAGLATATAALAGCIDESSVDDPDDSSDADSQPSDEQGSEPDETDDEGQSNGDEAADDDAEAAPLEIELRGELDGWRALEPAGIEGDVNPTLPLEAGRTYRLGWMEGDGLGHNIEIRDARDDVIDDLSTPVTQEPGEEQWLEFEATEEMAAYVCTPHESTMRGDIVIETPVDRGSDESDDEGSAAGQEVRIEPGTRVEFRAQTIEWEGITPASVEGLPNPTFVLEDGESYELGWTEGDGTVHNIEIRNDDNEVVDGLSTELTSEEEPSDQFLTFEASAEMAVYACEPHQNTMQGEIRIEGATPE
- a CDS encoding plastocyanin/azurin family copper-binding protein produces the protein MVAGCGGGSGNGDENGNGNGSSDGYEIEPDTTVELEAATTEWTGIAPSDIEGESNPTLILQAGETYEIGWTQGDGSGHNIEIRDDSGEVVNDLATEQTDEEEPSDQMLEFTASSEMTEYVCKPHSSNMVGELQVEGSNGGGNGNESEGNESGNESEGNMSEGNESGNESEE
- a CDS encoding MFS transporter; the protein is MHSSDRDRIVLAAVVFAVLFSQLLLYPGVSTLVDALGADAATSAFAATDLDASMWFLVAEFAGYVAFVGVWGAASDITGRRTPFIVAGALAGAASYAALAAVPAIGSIPFEGVLVMRFVQGAMTIGAFSLTMTMLMDLEGGHGRNMGAAGIAIGLGAALGAPIGGQLSEVNPLAPLLGAAGLLVVVGLLVTRVPDRSPDSRRAVRALLEGVRKRPALSIPFAFGFIDRMTAGFFALVGTLYFQDAFGVGPAVTGLLLACFFAPFALLQYPMGALSDRIGRTIPIVVGSVCYGVGILAVGAAPSVATAAIGMVGVGVLGALVSPATMALVTDIAAESERGLAMAGFNVAGSLGFLGGFLVGGTVAGDYGYGLAFLAVGGLEIAIALLAVPVFLRLSIGRGDEFATEDRGSL
- a CDS encoding DUF6517 family protein, giving the protein MTLTRRGLLAAGATAGASALAGCTDFVADSLSSDRATVARAALQETGYAERTVEEVVVERTVGRFGLERTIEARNWYAEYDRAIALDALGLGRLQASVVSVLTTPQVSVLGKTFNPVGDYSTDELVALIQSRYDELEGVERVGEESVSVLGTETTLVRYRAEARLIDAGTTVDVFLQVSEPVAHGDDFVIGVAVFPQARGFETESGNVRTLLEALEHG
- a CDS encoding class I SAM-dependent methyltransferase, producing MTQPTRDDETVKEFVRRHWDGRAATFDEEPQHGIHTDEQRDRWLEVLRERIGDEPRRVLDAGCGTGVLSLLLAELGHDVTGVDFAPSMLERAREKARATDHSIEFHRGDAESLAVPDDAFELLTARHLVWTLPNPAAAIREWQRVVEPGGRILLVEGYWDHDEPWDEYEEIHDDLPLYDGRSPDELREVLLEAGLRDVEYDPLRDPTLWGRAPRHDYYLMSGTVPR
- a CDS encoding DsrE family protein, encoding MQTVFHLIADDPDQQQTALTIAKNLTEDDSVEIGDIAIVAQAEGIEPLTAGGDGSDMVEELLERGLSVKACGNTLELKDLAESDLVDGVETVPSGGGELTRLQDEGYAYIRP
- a CDS encoding O-acetylhomoserine aminocarboxypropyltransferase/cysteine synthase family protein, with protein sequence MSDDASDGTADESERPERGLGTRSVHAGQSPDPETGAMAPPIFQTTSYVFDDADTAADRYALEDDGYIYSRIANPTVRTLEKRLASLEGGADAVATASGMAALDSATLILAEAGDNVVCSTDTYGGTTAYLSKTASRREIETKFVPTLEYDAYDDAIDEDTAFVHVETIGNPSLVTPDFERVAEIAHENGVPLVVDNTFATPALCRPLEHGADVVWESTTKWLHGSGTTVGGVLVDGGSFPWGKHGYDEIAGPNHAYHDVDFSRDFPEAPFAATARYRSLRSLGNQQSPFDAWQTLQGLESMPLRVEKHCENAQVVAEYLADHEDVAWVTHPGLETHPTHDNATRYLSDFGGMVAFGLEGGFEAGKTFCESVEVAQFLANIGDAKTLVIHPASTTHGQLTPEEREEAGVTDDLIRMSVGIEDPEDILADLEQAIEAATRAVSD
- the metX gene encoding homoserine O-acetyltransferase MetX; translation: MTTKDTIDLGEFQFLSGETIPSLEVAYETYGEFTGDNAVLVCHALTGSSHVARRPDSGGDTAGQARAWWGDVVGPGKAIDTSEYYVVCANAPGSCYGTTGPATENPETGEPYGTDFPPVTVGDWTRSQRKLLDELGVGRLRAVVGGSVGGMNVLDWLRRYPDDVERAGVVASAARLDPQCLALDTVARRAITSDPNWNGGHYYGGPEPTDGLARARQIGHIMYLSKPSMARKFGRRSAGREAVREEPTDPAAAFFPYREVESYLDYQADKFTDRFDANSYLYMTRAMDDFDLSAGYESDADALAAFEGELLLLSFTGDWHFTTEQAEALAEAARESNVDVAHHVVESDHGHDAFLVEPEKVGPPLSDLLETGLSGRAITDTADDDEPAETESFAPVHTSLFSE